Proteins encoded in a region of the Moritella marina ATCC 15381 genome:
- a CDS encoding response regulator transcription factor, with the protein MSQILIVDDDVQLCELLTEVLIEDGYEVHSVHCGESALSYMQTKPVDLVLLDVMLPNLNGLQVARRICQRFATPILMLTALADETAMLDCLQAGADQYIAKPYNVVELLTRIQVMLRRVGLEKQRQHLGNELGNESSILTQLSRLALTGTEAELLEYLVSRHEVVVSKGELQKQVLKKDLCPFDRNLDMHISNIRRKMVQSGLSKLHIKTVRGKGYSFFEHVGSMAV; encoded by the coding sequence GTGTCCCAAATTCTCATTGTCGATGATGATGTTCAATTATGTGAATTATTAACCGAAGTGTTAATCGAAGATGGCTATGAAGTGCATAGCGTGCATTGTGGTGAAAGTGCGCTTAGCTATATGCAGACCAAACCTGTGGATCTGGTTTTGCTTGATGTCATGTTACCGAACCTTAATGGCTTACAAGTCGCGAGACGTATTTGTCAGCGCTTTGCGACGCCAATTCTCATGTTAACGGCGTTAGCAGATGAAACGGCTATGTTAGATTGCTTACAGGCGGGCGCTGACCAGTATATCGCGAAGCCTTATAATGTGGTGGAGCTATTAACACGTATTCAGGTGATGTTACGTCGCGTTGGTTTAGAAAAACAAAGACAGCACTTAGGCAATGAGTTAGGTAATGAAAGTTCTATTCTGACGCAATTATCCCGTTTAGCATTGACAGGTACTGAAGCAGAGCTACTTGAATACCTGGTATCACGACATGAAGTTGTGGTATCTAAAGGTGAACTCCAAAAACAAGTATTGAAAAAAGACTTATGTCCATTTGACCGTAACCTCGATATGCACATCAGTAATATTCGTCGTAAGATGGTGCAATCAGGTTTATCTAAATTACATATCAAAACGGTACGTGGTAAAGGTTATAGCTTTTTTGAACATGTAGGCAGTATGGCTGTATGA